Genomic DNA from Telopea speciosissima isolate NSW1024214 ecotype Mountain lineage chromosome 2, Tspe_v1, whole genome shotgun sequence:
GTTTGCAGCAGGCATTggtcaaaaaattcaaaagagaGGAATCAATGGGAATAGTTTCAACTAGTAGTTGTCAAGTGCCTAGCacacttggtagctagtggtgtgtaaaggcccattgctaccaggaggtcttgagttcaagtctcctggttcacatcctacatcccccccccccaacctacctatcaaaaaaaggtttcaactttcaactagTAGAGCAAGGTTTCTGACATTAAATTAACAAACCAAAGGAGAGGAATCAGTGGGAATTAGAATAGTTTATGGCCTATACCTGTATTAGCTAATCTCATGAATAATGATCATCAGCAGTTATTGAAATTCAGAAGTAACCCAGCTGCAACACCTTTAACTGGGTTAGAATATCAGTTACAGAGATAAtcaaaaaagggagagggatggaCCTATTCCATTTTGTTAGAAGGACAAATTTTACTACAAGCATGCTGGAATTCTCAGTTTAAAAAGGATTAGAAAAGGTAGAATCTCTCAATCTGGAGATCGGGGATTTTTGGTGCACCAACAAGGACGTTATTCAACTCCTACCCACCCCCACAATTCCATGGCCAAAAAGCTTAGGAGGACATCTTTTGAGTATCTCTAATATGTTAAAGCACACTCCTATATATATAACTTAATCTGCAGCGGTTTTGGAGTTATGTTCCTTTTTCTCTAACTTCGCCCGTATACATAGACACTCTTTTGTGTGTAACAAACTTTGTATATCTTaatccttaattttatttttcattattaaaaaataaaaagaagagaggtGGGTGTGCTAGCAGTATCATATGCAAGCACCCTACGTatctatctttctctttcccctttgaaatgactcccttacccctcaaagggaggaagagagagatagactcatttcagaaggaaaagagaaagatatAAACATAAGGTGTTAGCTTACAGTAGAGAGCTATGATGATGAGAGAGTCCCAAGGGTAGGGTATCAATTTGTTTATTTTGAGTTTTCCCTTTTTGCTTGTTTCTCCCCTTTTTGTGTTTGGAGACCAAACACGTTTCtgttcttttaatttatttcacAGAACAAAAGAACATCAGAAAAACTTCTGCGAGGATTAACAAACGTagcctttcttttcttatttagtGTATTGGTGATTCCTGTTAGAGTGCAAACCACTCGAGCTGATTTCGGTTCtagaacaatttggatcctctactgctgagttgtgcggcaggaccgtgctgtcgAGACACAGTAAAGCAgaaaatgaccgccttaccacTGCCCAAGCGCCTTGTCTAAGTGAGGATAAGACTGTCATTTTCCTGCCTTAATTGTGTCTcagcagcacggtcctgccgggcagctcggcaatagatgATCATGATCTCGAGAGGCCCTCTAATCAGTTGATATAGTACACCGAAAAGAAGGAAAGCAAAAATtataattggaaaaaaaaatcttcctaaTGTTTAAGCATATATTCTCATGGTGGCGTATTCATTTGactgaataaaaataaaacaaaaggcaaTTATGTAATCTGACGACATTGTATAGTATTGAAGCTATTAATTAAGATATGTTGTGTAACATCCCGCATTTCTTAAACGAAATCTTATATCATCTAAACCCTCCACAATCCCCTCTCTTCAATGGAGGagttaaaaccctaatcctaatctGAATTCCCATAAGCCTGGAGAGCCTCACCAGTTAACCTACAAATCCGCCATTCCTGCATCATTTTGGCGCCCATCTCCTCGTAGAACTTAATAGCATTAATATTCCAATCAAGCACGCACCACTCAACCCTCCCGTAGTCCATCTTCACCGCCTGCTTCGCCACCGCCGACAAAAGCATCTTCCCAAGGCCTTTCCTCCTGTAACTCTCCCTCACAAAAATGTCCTCTATGTAGAGCCCAGGCTTGGCTAAGAAGGTCGAGTAgttggggaagaagagaacaaacCCAGCCACCACAACACCCTCACCCGATCGGAGTGTTTCGGCTTCTGGATCGTCGATCGGGAGGTCGAGATTGATGATGCGAACGACAGGAGGGTAGAAAGGGTTGTTGTGGTGGAGATCCTCTGGGAAGGGGCGAGTGGAGACTTCGAGGATGAAGACGGTGAAGGATTGGAAGGTTGGGGAGTTGAAGAGTGTGGAGGAGAGGGAAGCTTCGGTGGCGTGACAGAAGTGGGCCAGACGCTCAAACACCGCCATTTGGTGGATGAGCTTGTGTATATGTGGGAGGTCGTCTTTGATGGCAAGGCTAATCCTGACGAACAGAGGGTTTCCGATGGGGTTCTCAGGCAATGTCATGGGTGGATCTGGGGTTGGCTGTGGGGGCAGTGGTGGAGCTGCGGCCGCCATTGCTCCGTCTGTCTGTGTTGTTCTTACCTGTCGCTTCTCACACAACTCACCGGGTCATCGATTAAGTAGAGGTATTTATAGTCTCTGCGCGGCGTCGCCAGCAAGGTATGGGCACGGGCACGGGCACGGGCACGGGCGCAGGCGCAGGCGCGGGTAGGTTTTCCGAGTCTGGGGCGGGTCAACCCATATctcatattctctctctctaccatctgtttttttatatttcctTACTCAGTGCATATCTGGATCGGCAGCCGGACCCGTGCCGGGGCTGGGGCCGGGGATTTACCCCTGTATGGCCATGTATTCTtacaaaaatccaattttttaaaacattttcaCCCTTGTTCCTTGTTCCATACTAGTCTACTGATAAGGATCGATCAGGAATCGGTATCAATCTCCACCCACACCGATCCGATTGGGGATGGGAGGAAAGTGCTGACCACTAGAGATACCTCTTGCCGTAAGGACCTAAGATATCGGTATTGGTCATTCGGTATTGGTCCCGATCAGTCAATTTTACCTTTACTTTTCATTAAAAagcaagtgtttttttttccctgataTTCTCAATCCAAGATCAGTATTGACCTTCAGCGATACCGATATGATCCAGCCGATCCAATACTAATACCTCAATTCCTGCTTCTGGTATGATCTGATGATGGTACACCTAAATGGAGAGCAAaaatataaaggaaaaaaaaaaaagatggacaAACAATCAGTGGAAAATAATCCTTCCCTaagctttaggaattggagaggattaaaatcctaaTCTGTGTACATGTACACATCCCTCActttatacccaaaaaaaaagaaaaaaataaacgcAGAATTTCTCTCTCCGTTTAATAATGTGAATCCTATGTAAACGAATCTACACTCACCGAAACTCCTCTCCCCACTCCCGCTATTGGCCAGACCTGTGGCTAATATAATTGGGCAGTATCAGAATTTCtctcccaaaaaagaaagatctTCCTAATGTTTAACGTGACAGGgagtgtagcgcacatccaacggccCGCAATGCTTGGGCACGTAGCCCAACACCCCACCTATGTGTTGGACTACGTGTCCGAGCACTGTGGGCTGTCGGATGGTGCGCTACAAACCCTATTGCGCTACAGAAGACCCGTTTTGATGTTTAACCCGTTATTCTCATGAAGTGTTAATTATCTCACTAAATCaataaaacagaagacaaataTAAAAACAGCTAGCTCTAGTCTGCTTGGTTCTTCTCAACCCACTAAGCAAGCAGACAACATGAGGAAAAAAATGTCCAAGATTATATAAAATAAGGTACATATCACCATGGAAGATAAATTTGaccgaaaccaccgagttaactcggtttcgtaGGTTTTCGAGACGAATCGAAGGAAGACTTTATAAAATCCCTGAATTCGatcgggtttcgatggtttcgaccatattttggtagtttcgacacttatgcccattgaaacttgaaaaaacttgactcgaaactaggacaaacaggtatttatgccagaaactgccaggacagacacttagttatgtctaatatcagttaagtaaatatttttgtatttgtatttcatttacttaagatattattcataaataaacaaatacctcctatttgaatccaataaaaatagttaaaaaattaaatttcaaaaggaaaaaaaaccaattccccagttcaagaacaaaaactagattttcacTGGTAGATACAATTtacaactttctaatgctagggtttttcttaaatctaaaaattccataaatcttaatatggtaaaacattactaaaaactaaaagtgcgataaaatattcatttgttttgatatccaaaaacatattttcattcaaaacgaTTTTAAaagcatttgcgcacaccaaattaagaaagggacttgttggaaagttaTCAAagcaaagctttctaacaaatctaagattgcttaaatctgctttatattaaaagaattatgttccagtcaaaccttattcgataccatgtccaagaacaatatattGTATCAAACTTGGagcaaaaccacaagtaatgtttttagtgttctctatgtgaaactaatgcatggattgggtttaaaatgtcaaaaataggcagcacaacaagaatcaggacaaaaaaaaaaacaacttttgaGCCTCAAAACCATGGTTCAAGTTAGCCTCGAGAAAATCCCAAGTTTCAACTGAGATATGATCGAAACCGAGACAAACTCGATTTCTAACTAaacgaaacccgagttttagaatcTTGCATACCACTACCTCTAATATTACATAATGGAAGTTGCTACCATTTTTGTGGTTGAGTAAAACTTTGAACCATGCTTTGGCCTTCAATACATACTCATTTGTGTGAATCTTTATTAGCCAGATGGTTGTCTGTAATGTGGACCCACCCATTCCTATCATTGATTGCCACTTGTAACCACAGTTCTAAGTATCAATATTGATGTCAAttgataccgataccaatatgGAGGTATTACATGGTCGGGCTGGGGGCTAAGGCCTCAACCTAGGCCCGGCCCAGCCCTGCCAAGGCCAGGAAAACAGTAAACCCAGCCTGACCCTGGCAAGAACACAGGCCCGACGCAACCCTATCCAGGCTCAGGGCAGTTTAGGGTTGGTTCAGACTAGCAGGgttttttttgacacccctacttataATTGTAGTGGTGCCTGGGGTATGTTGGTCTCGAGTTCGAGACCCCTAGTCTTTTCTAGAATAAGTATTGATCCTTCGTAAACCCCTCCTGGTCCCTTGTGGGTATGTCCCTAATGGGTCACCCCTAGTGGGCTAAATTCTAgcaccgaaaaaaaaaaaaaaaaatttttaagcAGCACATACAAATCGAGCATAGCAAAATGCCACATTAGATAGCTGGCTCCATCTATTGTACAACTAAGCTCGATAGCACTTATCCAGTCCAAAAAATTATGCCCTGTTCAATCCCCGAAAAGGCAATATCTATCCTTCAGTAAGGCCAAAATCATCCACTTACTATGAGTTCATAGGAGTGATCTAAGCCTATAAGGTAGTATATagtaacaagtaagaaaaaGGCAACAGCAAAGGAAAAGTACAGAGTTGTTTTGCTTCAAAGAGCTCTCGCGCTCTATAAACAATTATCTGATTCCTCGCACAATATGAAGGAATCATCATACGAGTCTTATGACATTGTTACCTGGAAACAGAAGTTAACCCAATGTGCCTCTTCCCCTTCAATATCATTTCCCACATCAACAGAGACCCACAGTGGGCCTTCAACACCAACTCCATCGATAGAAAACCAGATACATCAATTCCAAGTGAATCTTTTGGGTTGCTCGACTGCCCCTAGATAACCTGTTCAGCCATCATTTCTATCAAATCTATTCATGCAAGTACAAAGCCAATAAATATATAGcaacatttcttcctctcttccctcacccatctcccctccccccccacccccttccaGGTTTAAGCCCAAAATCAACCCACAAAATCATGAACCATCTGAGCCCCAAAATGACTGATTAGCTGATGTTCCTGTTGTCTTTCCTGCCTATGCTGCAGCTGTTGTGCACCCTCGGCGCTGTGTCTAAGACCTAAGGTGAGTGACACAGCTCCTACCCCCCCAATCTCTAGCCTGTGTTGGTTGTATGGCATAAAACCCATCAAGCCCCCACAAACATCTGCTGGAAACTGATGCTCCATTCTCAAACGCTTCCCCTGTTTACACTGTTCAGAACTCTGATCATCCTCCCTGTTTGGCAATGCTACCACTCCC
This window encodes:
- the LOC122651575 gene encoding probable acetyltransferase NATA1-like — protein: MAAAAPPLPPQPTPDPPMTLPENPIGNPLFVRISLAIKDDLPHIHKLIHQMAVFERLAHFCHATEASLSSTLFNSPTFQSFTVFILEVSTRPFPEDLHHNNPFYPPVVRIINLDLPIDDPEAETLRSGEGVVVAGFVLFFPNYSTFLAKPGLYIEDIFVRESYRRKGLGKMLLSAVAKQAVKMDYGRVEWCVLDWNINAIKFYEEMGAKMMQEWRICRLTGEALQAYGNSD